ACATTTATGTACACTGCCAAGGTAAACACATGACAGAGATGGTCAAACAAGACCATCTCAAGGCCGCAGAATGAAAAGGAACACAATTTGGTGGCTCTCTGTGCTCAAGACaagactccctgtctctctctgtcctcaggcTACCGTTGTTTCAAGGCGGTGATGTTCCTGACGGGCCTGATGTTCGGCTCCATCGTCATCTTCCTGTTGTGTTATAAGGAGCGCGTCCTGGACACCCAGCTCAGTGTTGAGGCCTCTGTGGGCATCGGCCTGGGCATCGGCACCCTCTGCGGCCTGGTCACCATGCTGGTTCGCTCCGTGGGTCTCTTCATGGTGGGTCTCCTCCTGGGCCTTTTGGTGGCTGTGGCTACCCTGGTGGGCATGGAGGAGCTGTCCAACAGCCCCCCGAGGTCGGTCTGGGTCCCCCTGGGGGTGCTGCTCGGCCTGGGCATGCTGTTCGCCGTTCTCACCCTCCAATGGCAGCGCTTCTTCACCACCGTGTCCACGGCCGTGTTCGGGGCGGCGGTGATCACCGTGGCGCTGGACTACTTTGTGGAGCTGTTTGCCCTGGTGCTGTACCTGTACGAGAGGGTGAAAGCGGCGCCCAGAGGGAGACCCGTCTGCTGGATCACCTGGGTGGTGCTGGGGGTGTGGCCTGTTCTGACGCTCCTGGGGGTGCTAATACAGTGGAAGGTGACAGCAGAGGGATACTCCCACACCAAGGGTGAGTCTGAGATCGGGGTGCTGGAGAGGTTACACTGACGTCAATGCTAAAGGTTGTGGACTTTTTCTTTTGAGAGTGACAGCGCTatttattagagagagagagagcgagagaggggtgcttgaaaggaaagggggatacctagtcagttgtccaactgactgtattcaactgaaatgtgtcttccgcatttaacccaacccctctgaatcagagaggtgcaggggggctgccttaatcgacatccacgtcttcggcgcccggggaacagtgggttttagtgccttgctcaggggcagaatgccaGATTTtgacctcgtcagctcgggggttcaatccagcaaccttccggttactggtccaacgctctaaccactaggctacctgtaatgTAAGCGAAGAGGAGAataagagtgtgagagagagagtgtgagagagagagtgtgagagagatagagtgtgagagagagagagtgtgagagagagagagtgtgagagagagagagtgtgagagagagagagtgtgagagagagagtgtgagagagagaga
Above is a genomic segment from Oncorhynchus gorbuscha isolate QuinsamMale2020 ecotype Even-year linkage group LG23, OgorEven_v1.0, whole genome shotgun sequence containing:
- the LOC124010864 gene encoding transmembrane protein 198-B-like, translated to MTSALQTLGLKLAPPPQDLNPERLDGCEETGRRYKVVPSVVCSMCCLFGIIYCFFGYRCFKAVMFLTGLMFGSIVIFLLCYKERVLDTQLSVEASVGIGLGIGTLCGLVTMLVRSVGLFMVGLLLGLLVAVATLVGMEELSNSPPRSVWVPLGVLLGLGMLFAVLTLQWQRFFTTVSTAVFGAAVITVALDYFVELFALVLYLYERVKAAPRGRPVCWITWVVLGVWPVLTLLGVLIQWKVTAEGYSHTKVIISRQQRRVQLMRIRQKEERRDRSRKRKNKQQRDSTHSSHPPKPLHPEPAYRRKPNPIRRFDGDVLSPSYIQSFRDRQVEARPYPGGGRLMGGGGAHTNVDVDYDCGSTTPLTAAAGPLLRV